The following proteins are encoded in a genomic region of Saccharopolyspora antimicrobica:
- a CDS encoding dihydrodipicolinate synthase family protein: MFTGLSAFPLTPTGEAGIDEQGFRKLVGRLAAAGVDSIGALGSTGGYAYLTREERSRAARIAVDAAGDVPVMVGIGALRTSDVLALAEDAQNAGASAVLLAPVSYQQLTDDEVFGLYEDVAAGLSVPLCVYDNPGTTHFRFSDELHARIASLPNVGAVKIPGIPEDQAPTRIAALRNALPEGVALGVSGDQFAAGGLNAGADVWFSVIGGLLPEECLAITRAARHDAARAVELSQRMTPLWKLFERYGSLRVTSAAAEHLGLIGSPNLPRPLRGLPAEARREVADVFEALEVRA, translated from the coding sequence ATGTTCACCGGACTCAGCGCATTCCCGCTCACCCCGACCGGCGAAGCCGGGATCGACGAACAGGGATTCCGGAAGCTCGTCGGGCGCTTGGCCGCGGCAGGCGTCGATTCGATCGGCGCGCTCGGTTCCACCGGCGGGTACGCCTACCTCACCCGCGAGGAGCGTTCCCGGGCCGCCCGGATCGCCGTGGACGCGGCAGGCGATGTCCCGGTCATGGTCGGCATCGGCGCTCTGCGGACCTCCGACGTCCTGGCCCTGGCCGAAGACGCCCAGAACGCGGGCGCGTCGGCGGTGCTGCTCGCTCCGGTGTCCTACCAGCAGCTCACCGATGACGAGGTCTTCGGGCTGTACGAAGACGTCGCCGCGGGGTTGTCCGTTCCGCTGTGCGTGTACGACAACCCCGGCACCACGCACTTCCGCTTCAGCGACGAGCTGCACGCGCGCATCGCATCCCTGCCCAACGTCGGTGCAGTGAAGATCCCGGGCATTCCCGAAGACCAGGCGCCCACCAGGATCGCCGCGTTGCGGAACGCGTTGCCCGAAGGAGTTGCCCTGGGCGTCAGCGGCGACCAGTTCGCGGCCGGTGGGCTCAACGCCGGTGCCGACGTGTGGTTCAGCGTCATCGGCGGCCTCCTGCCCGAGGAATGCTTGGCGATCACTCGCGCGGCACGGCACGACGCCGCCCGAGCGGTGGAGCTGTCCCAGCGCATGACGCCGCTGTGGAAGTTGTTCGAGCGCTACGGCAGCCTTCGCGTCACCTCCGCCGCAGCCGAACACCTCGGGCTCATCGGCTCCCCGAACCTGCCCAGGCCTCTCCGCGGCCTCCCGGCCGAGGCCCGGCGCGAAGTCGCTGACGTGTTCGAAGCCCTGGAAGTGCGCGCGTGA
- a CDS encoding NAD(P)H-binding protein, which produces MTVLVTGATGNVGRCVVDRLLASGAEVRALTRRPDAAGLPAEVELFAGGLGDAESLAEALSGVDRVFLFPVPESTATFVAQAAAAGVQRVVVLSSMAVEFGAENAIGQRHRLVEQAVADGGFEWTFLRPGAFAANTLAWAEPIRAEGVVREPFPEAQQTSIHEDDIAAVAVAALLEDGHAGKSYLLTGPERISTADQVRAIGAAIGREVRLEAEPPEQAKARLVAEGVPAAVVDTLFDLRGADQDLDDPVPTVEQVTGRPARTFAQWAVDHADDFR; this is translated from the coding sequence ATGACGGTGTTGGTGACCGGGGCGACGGGGAACGTCGGACGCTGCGTGGTCGATCGCCTGCTGGCCTCCGGTGCGGAGGTGCGGGCGCTGACCAGGCGCCCGGACGCGGCTGGCCTGCCCGCCGAGGTCGAGCTGTTCGCCGGTGGGCTGGGTGATGCGGAGTCGCTGGCGGAGGCGCTGAGCGGGGTCGACCGGGTCTTCCTGTTCCCGGTGCCCGAGAGCACGGCCACCTTCGTGGCGCAGGCTGCGGCCGCGGGTGTCCAGCGGGTCGTGGTGCTGTCGTCGATGGCGGTCGAGTTCGGTGCCGAGAACGCGATCGGGCAGCGCCACCGGCTGGTCGAGCAGGCGGTCGCCGACGGGGGTTTCGAGTGGACGTTCCTGCGGCCGGGAGCGTTCGCCGCCAACACGCTGGCCTGGGCGGAGCCGATCCGCGCGGAAGGCGTGGTGCGGGAGCCGTTCCCGGAAGCGCAGCAGACGTCGATCCACGAGGACGACATCGCCGCGGTGGCGGTCGCGGCGCTGCTGGAGGACGGGCACGCCGGGAAGTCCTACCTGCTGACCGGCCCGGAACGGATCAGCACGGCCGACCAGGTGCGCGCGATCGGTGCCGCGATCGGCCGCGAGGTCCGTCTCGAAGCGGAGCCGCCGGAGCAGGCGAAGGCGCGCTTGGTGGCCGAAGGCGTGCCGGCAGCGGTCGTGGACACCCTGTTCGACCTCCGCGGAGCGGACCAGGACCTCGACGACCCGGTGCCGACGGTGGAGCAGGTGACCGGGCGCCCGGCCCGCACCTTCGCCCAGTGGGCTGTCGACCACGCGGACGATTTCCGCTGA
- a CDS encoding arginase family protein: MATISVPYHLDELLPESALGVSTTTRVVRQLPDGDVWQRLGALYPAVADEVAAAVRGGELPSVISGDCMVSLAVLAGLQRAEVAPSVVWFDAHGDVQSPETTESGYAGGMPLRLAVGDHPKLLADVIGLRPLPEPRVLLVGARDLDRAEVEYLESSEIARAEVEAAAEELPDGPILLHIDLDVIDAAELSDLRFPVSGGPSAAAVLDAARRILATGRVRALDIACTWYPGAPVASRTRIVEELLAAAG, encoded by the coding sequence ATGGCTACCATTTCCGTTCCCTACCACCTCGACGAGCTGCTGCCCGAATCCGCTCTGGGAGTGAGCACCACGACTCGGGTGGTGCGCCAATTGCCGGACGGCGACGTGTGGCAGCGCCTCGGCGCGCTGTACCCGGCCGTCGCCGACGAGGTGGCGGCCGCGGTGCGCGGGGGTGAGCTGCCGTCCGTGATCTCCGGGGACTGCATGGTGTCGCTGGCGGTCCTCGCCGGTCTGCAGCGGGCGGAGGTGGCGCCGTCGGTGGTCTGGTTCGACGCGCACGGCGACGTGCAGAGCCCGGAGACCACGGAATCCGGCTACGCGGGCGGAATGCCGTTGCGCCTGGCGGTCGGCGACCACCCGAAGCTGCTGGCCGATGTCATCGGCCTCCGCCCGCTGCCGGAGCCCCGGGTGCTGCTGGTCGGCGCGCGCGATCTGGACCGGGCCGAGGTCGAATACCTGGAGAGCTCGGAGATCGCGCGGGCCGAGGTCGAGGCGGCCGCCGAAGAGCTGCCCGACGGGCCGATCCTCCTGCACATCGACCTCGACGTGATCGATGCGGCCGAGCTGTCGGACCTCCGCTTCCCGGTGTCCGGCGGGCCGTCGGCGGCCGCGGTGCTGGACGCCGCCCGGCGGATCCTGGCGACCGGTCGCGTCCGGGCCCTCGACATCGCTTGCACCTGGTACCCGGGTGCCCCGGTGGCGAGCCGCACCCGGATCGTCGAGGAACTGCTGGCCGCGGCGGGTTAG
- the glpK gene encoding glycerol kinase GlpK, with amino-acid sequence MASYVAAIDQGTTSTRCMIFDHSGRVVAVDQVEHRQIFPKAGWVEHDPVEIWTNTRQVCAGALAKADLVSSDVVAVGITNQRETTVVWEKATGKPVYNAIVWQDTRTDEIVNALAAGEDGQNRYQRKTGLPLATYFSGPKVKWILDNVEGTRERAERGELLFGNMDTWVLWNCTGGPDGGLHITDPTNASRTMLMDLERLAWDADICAELGVPMAMLPEIRSSSEVYGKFRERGVFAGIPIAGILGDQQAATFGQACLSPGEAKNTYGTGNFVLLNTGTERVISENGLLTTVGYKIGGNETVYCLEGSIAVTGSLVQWLRDNLGLIASAPEIEQVASSVEDNGGAYFVPAFSGLFAPHWRSDARGAIVGLTRYVNRGHLARAVLEATAFQTREVIEAMNADSGVPLKSLKVDGGMVGNELLMQFQADILGVPVIRPVVAETTALGAAYAAGLAVGFWGSEEDIRSNWAKDKQWDPKMPTELRERQYSQWQKAVSKTLDWVD; translated from the coding sequence ATGGCCTCTTATGTCGCCGCCATCGACCAGGGCACGACCTCGACCCGGTGCATGATCTTCGACCACTCCGGTCGGGTCGTCGCCGTCGATCAGGTCGAGCACCGGCAGATCTTCCCGAAGGCAGGCTGGGTCGAGCACGACCCGGTCGAGATCTGGACCAACACCCGGCAGGTGTGCGCGGGCGCGCTCGCCAAGGCCGACCTGGTGTCCTCCGACGTCGTCGCCGTCGGGATCACCAACCAGCGGGAAACCACCGTGGTCTGGGAGAAGGCCACCGGCAAGCCGGTGTACAACGCGATCGTCTGGCAGGACACCCGCACCGACGAGATCGTCAACGCCCTCGCCGCCGGCGAGGACGGGCAGAACCGGTACCAGCGCAAGACCGGGCTGCCGCTGGCGACCTACTTCTCCGGTCCCAAGGTGAAGTGGATCCTGGACAACGTCGAGGGCACCCGCGAGCGCGCCGAACGCGGTGAGCTGCTGTTCGGCAACATGGACACCTGGGTGCTGTGGAACTGCACCGGTGGCCCGGACGGCGGGCTGCACATCACCGACCCGACCAACGCCTCCCGCACGATGCTGATGGACCTCGAGCGGCTGGCGTGGGACGCCGACATCTGCGCCGAGCTCGGCGTGCCGATGGCGATGCTGCCGGAGATCCGCTCCTCCTCGGAGGTCTACGGCAAGTTCCGGGAGCGCGGCGTGTTCGCGGGCATCCCGATCGCGGGCATCCTCGGCGACCAGCAGGCGGCCACCTTCGGCCAGGCCTGCCTGTCGCCCGGCGAGGCCAAGAACACCTACGGCACCGGCAACTTCGTGCTGCTCAACACCGGCACCGAGCGGGTGATCAGCGAGAACGGGCTGCTCACCACCGTCGGCTACAAGATCGGCGGCAACGAAACGGTGTACTGCCTGGAGGGCTCCATCGCGGTCACCGGTTCGCTGGTGCAGTGGCTGCGGGACAACCTCGGGCTGATCGCCAGCGCTCCGGAGATCGAGCAGGTCGCCAGCAGCGTGGAGGACAACGGCGGCGCCTACTTCGTGCCAGCGTTCTCCGGGCTGTTCGCACCGCACTGGCGCTCCGACGCGCGCGGCGCGATCGTCGGCCTGACCCGCTACGTCAACCGCGGTCACCTGGCCCGCGCGGTGCTGGAGGCCACGGCGTTCCAGACCCGCGAGGTCATCGAGGCGATGAACGCCGACTCCGGTGTGCCGCTGAAGTCGCTGAAGGTCGACGGCGGCATGGTCGGCAACGAGCTGCTGATGCAGTTCCAGGCCGACATCCTCGGCGTGCCGGTGATCCGCCCGGTCGTCGCGGAGACCACGGCGCTGGGCGCGGCCTACGCGGCGGGCCTGGCGGTGGGCTTCTGGGGCAGCGAGGAGGACATCCGCTCCAACTGGGCCAAGGACAAGCAGTGGGACCCGAAGATGCCGACCGAGCTGCGCGAGAGGCAGTACTCGCAGTGGCAGAAGGCGGTGTCCAAGACCCTGGACTGGGTCGACTGA
- a CDS encoding MIP/aquaporin family protein: MSLGEIFLWELLGTAVLTLMGCGVVANNVLRKTGGHDTGFLMVNFGWGFAVFAGASIAEPTGAHINPAVTLGLAVNGQTAWSDVPVYIVAQLIGGTLGAVLCWAVYKLQFDTHDDPRNTLGIFSTAPTVRNAPWNLVTETIATFVLVFWIILSPQAGPGGTDGVPTFGNSALGYAAVAFLVIGIGNSLGGPTGYAINPARDLGPRIAYAILPIRGKGSADWGYSWVPIVGPILGGVLAGALALALPIAS, encoded by the coding sequence ATCAGTCTCGGGGAGATCTTCCTCTGGGAGTTGCTGGGGACGGCGGTACTCACGTTGATGGGCTGCGGCGTCGTGGCCAACAACGTCCTGCGCAAGACCGGCGGGCACGACACCGGTTTCCTGATGGTCAACTTCGGCTGGGGCTTCGCGGTCTTCGCGGGTGCCAGCATCGCGGAGCCGACCGGAGCGCACATCAACCCGGCGGTCACCCTGGGGCTGGCGGTGAACGGCCAGACCGCGTGGTCGGACGTGCCGGTCTACATCGTCGCGCAGCTCATCGGCGGCACCCTGGGCGCCGTGCTGTGCTGGGCGGTCTACAAGCTGCAGTTCGACACCCACGACGACCCGCGCAACACGCTCGGCATCTTCTCCACCGCGCCGACGGTGCGAAACGCCCCGTGGAACCTCGTGACCGAGACCATCGCCACCTTCGTGCTGGTCTTCTGGATCATCCTCAGCCCGCAGGCGGGCCCCGGCGGCACGGACGGCGTGCCGACCTTCGGCAACTCCGCGCTGGGTTACGCCGCGGTCGCCTTCCTGGTGATCGGCATCGGCAACTCGCTCGGCGGCCCGACCGGCTACGCCATCAACCCGGCTCGCGACCTCGGCCCGCGCATCGCCTACGCGATCCTGCCCATCCGCGGCAAGGGCTCGGCGGACTGGGGATACTCCTGGGTGCCGATCGTCGGCCCGATCCTCGGTGGTGTGCTGGCGGGTGCGCTGGCCCTCGCACTGCCCATCGCCAGCTGA
- a CDS encoding DeoR/GlpR family DNA-binding transcription regulator yields MSARRPSEKQQDRRRKITELVMAEGTLRIDDLVTTIGASAMTVYRDLADLESQGLVHRNRGNVSAASSLLYEAASEFRLPQNKDEKEELARAAAELVEPGQALVLDDSTTGVYLARLLPERAPLTVVTNHRGVFDELRNAPGISLICVGGDYLPWADAFVGGMALDALRNLRVDLAIMSVSAVTDGICCYPQQEMVQIKKAMLASARRRVLYVDHTKFRRRALHAVAPVEDFDIVIVDSKTDSADIEVLRDRGALVEQAGRTRGVAAGTQRAGRA; encoded by the coding sequence ATGTCCGCTCGGCGTCCGTCCGAGAAGCAGCAGGACCGCAGACGCAAGATCACCGAGCTGGTGATGGCCGAGGGCACGCTGCGCATCGACGACCTCGTCACGACCATCGGCGCCAGCGCGATGACCGTCTACCGCGATCTCGCCGACCTCGAGTCGCAGGGACTGGTGCACCGCAACCGGGGCAACGTCTCCGCGGCGTCGTCGCTGCTGTACGAGGCGGCATCGGAATTCCGCCTGCCGCAGAACAAGGACGAGAAGGAAGAGCTCGCCCGCGCCGCCGCCGAACTGGTCGAACCCGGCCAGGCGCTGGTGCTGGACGACTCGACCACCGGCGTCTACCTGGCCCGGCTGCTGCCGGAGCGGGCCCCGCTGACCGTGGTCACCAACCACCGCGGGGTGTTCGACGAGCTGCGCAACGCGCCGGGGATCAGCCTGATCTGCGTGGGCGGCGACTACCTGCCGTGGGCGGACGCCTTCGTCGGCGGCATGGCGCTTGACGCGCTGCGCAACCTGCGGGTGGACCTGGCGATCATGTCGGTCTCCGCGGTCACCGACGGGATCTGCTGCTACCCGCAGCAGGAGATGGTGCAGATAAAGAAGGCCATGCTCGCCTCCGCGCGGCGCCGCGTGCTCTACGTCGACCACACCAAGTTCCGCAGGCGGGCGCTGCACGCGGTGGCGCCGGTGGAGGACTTCGACATCGTCATCGTCGATTCGAAGACCGACAGCGCGGACATCGAGGTGCTGCGCGACCGCGGCGCGCTGGTCGAGCAGGCGGGCAGAACGCGCGGTGTCGCGGCGGGCACGCAGCGTGCTGGTCGGGCATGA